One region of Spiroplasma endosymbiont of Asaphidion curtum genomic DNA includes:
- a CDS encoding transposase family protein, whose amino-acid sequence MSVDFCYGSIHDYKLFLKSNTLINPKLELIADSGYQGLQNVHKNTLLPIKKSKNNPLNPDKKEYNSFLSKVRIVIEHVFARLKRFKILVYRYRNKIRRFGLRFNLISEIYNFELS is encoded by the coding sequence ATTTCAGTAGATTTTTGTTATGGCAGTATTCATGATTATAAGTTATTTTTAAAATCAAATACACTTATAAATCCAAAATTAGAATTAATTGCTGATTCAGGATATCAAGGTTTGCAAAATGTTCATAAAAATACATTATTGCCAATTAAAAAGAGTAAAAATAATCCTTTAAATCCAGATAAAAAGGAATATAATAGCTTTTTAAGTAAAGTTAGAATTGTCATTGAACATGTTTTTGCTAGATTAAAAAGATTTAAAATACTAGTTTATCGTTATCGCAATAAGATTAGAAGATTTGGATTACGATTTAACTTAATTTCAGAAATATATAATTTTGAATTAA